In Phytoactinopolyspora mesophila, the following are encoded in one genomic region:
- a CDS encoding cupin domain-containing protein — protein sequence MTFEPTAIQKFGVRDATDWLQVGDHQAYVGYIADEDEGSHLGLAYIRFRKGVEFDFLWAYDEVAVVTKGSLTVWYGDEVITVGVGESLYMPAGVRGRFDIREDMEAFCVHYPTDGKAGREWQGPELLPADAEIRPVSIDEVWD from the coding sequence ATGACTTTCGAACCCACCGCCATCCAGAAGTTCGGCGTCCGGGATGCGACCGACTGGCTGCAGGTCGGTGACCATCAGGCGTATGTGGGCTACATCGCTGACGAGGATGAGGGGTCCCACCTCGGTCTGGCCTATATCCGATTCCGCAAGGGGGTTGAATTCGACTTCTTGTGGGCCTACGACGAGGTCGCCGTCGTGACCAAAGGGAGCCTGACCGTATGGTACGGCGACGAGGTCATCACGGTGGGGGTGGGGGAGTCGCTCTACATGCCAGCCGGCGTGCGCGGAAGGTTCGACATCCGAGAGGACATGGAAGCGTTCTGCGTCCACTATCCGACCGACGGTAAAGCAGGCCGCGAATGGCAAGGGCCGGAGCTCCTGCCTGCGGATGCGGAGATCCGCCCGGTGTCGATAGACGAAGTCTGGGACTGA
- a CDS encoding TraR/DksA family transcriptional regulator, with protein sequence MDSTRARLELERQETLRRLADLTGSFDAVVAASRDTNADDEHDPEGATIAFERSQVGAFVRQAEQHLQEIDIAIERLHAGTYGTCERCREPIGEGRLEARPVARTCIRCAASNRR encoded by the coding sequence ATGGACAGCACGCGTGCGCGACTCGAGCTCGAGCGGCAGGAGACGCTGCGCCGTCTGGCAGATCTGACAGGCAGTTTTGACGCGGTGGTGGCAGCTTCACGCGATACGAACGCCGACGACGAGCATGATCCGGAGGGGGCGACGATCGCCTTCGAGCGCTCGCAGGTCGGAGCCTTCGTCCGGCAAGCCGAACAGCATCTTCAAGAGATCGACATCGCTATCGAGCGCTTGCACGCAGGCACGTACGGAACGTGCGAACGCTGTCGGGAGCCGATCGGAGAGGGACGGCTCGAGGCGAGACCGGTGGCACGCACCTGTATCCGGTGTGCCGCCTCGAACCGACGGTGA
- a CDS encoding CBS domain-containing protein: protein MREHWIVADVMTTHVLTVDEETPFKEIVQHLADWRVSAVPVIDTHRRVLGVVSETDLLCKEQFQVAWKSRKRARRSSRKVHAKATGTKARELMTAPAITVHPEASLPAAARRMADHDVTRLIVVDDEGKLTGIVSRSDLIRVFLASDEELQRRVTRRIVRYALWDDPFTIHVEAHGGVVTLSGELELRSLVETTVRLTRTIDGVVDVVDNLRYAVDDTLLPPFHAAMS, encoded by the coding sequence ATGCGAGAGCACTGGATCGTGGCGGACGTCATGACGACGCACGTTCTCACAGTCGACGAGGAGACACCATTCAAGGAGATCGTCCAGCATCTCGCCGACTGGAGGGTGAGCGCGGTGCCCGTCATCGATACTCACCGGCGGGTGCTGGGCGTGGTGTCCGAGACAGATCTGCTGTGCAAGGAGCAGTTCCAAGTAGCGTGGAAATCGCGTAAACGGGCCCGCCGAAGCAGCAGGAAAGTACACGCCAAGGCCACTGGCACGAAGGCCCGGGAATTGATGACGGCCCCGGCGATCACTGTCCACCCCGAGGCATCACTTCCAGCCGCCGCGCGGCGTATGGCCGACCACGACGTCACGAGACTGATCGTCGTCGACGATGAAGGCAAACTGACCGGTATTGTCTCCCGCAGCGATCTGATCAGAGTCTTCCTGGCATCGGACGAGGAATTACAGCGACGGGTCACGCGCCGGATCGTGCGCTACGCGCTGTGGGACGACCCGTTCACGATCCACGTCGAAGCGCATGGTGGTGTCGTCACGTTGAGCGGCGAGTTGGAGCTGCGATCCCTCGTAGAGACAACTGTCCGGCTGACGCGCACGATCGACGGGGTGGTCGACGTGGTCGACAACTTACGCTATGCGGTGGATGACACCCTCCTGCCGCCGTTTCACGCGGCCATGTCCTGA
- a CDS encoding heavy metal translocating P-type ATPase, translating to MCCRARARGDTLTAGAACCEHDDDDGAAETTQPWWRARMIRIPLLSGLLLAVGFVCEWNGADVMALLLFWAALLAGASRFVPGAVRRLVNGKLGIGLLMTISATGAVILGYVEEAAALAFLYSIAEALEDRAMDKAKAGLRALLAMVPDTATVIADGERREIRAGELRAGQTILVRPGERVPTDGVVREGTSGVDTSAVTGEPIPADVTVGDPISAGSINLSGSLLIEASADGDDNSLTAIVALVEQAQREKGERARLADRIARPLVPGVVLLAVAVALIGSLFGSAEEWITRALVVLVAASPCALAIAVPVTVVSAIGRASTFGVVIKSGAAFERLGSIRHVAFDKTGTLTRNQPSVIEVVAAAGREEGEILRRAASLEAHSTHPLASAVVSAADRTAHATGVSERPGVGLTGTVDGSDVSVGSTRWLATGVLHADAERLERDGMTVVVVHIDGVPAGLIGIRDELRPEAPEAVAALHAKGLGTTLLTGDNDGTAAVLAKAAGISDVRARLRPEDKARMVSELSAGRPTAMIGDGINDAPALAAADIGIAMGTTGSDAAIESADVAFTGHDLRLIPDALAHARRGRRIMNQNVVLSLLIIASLLPLSLTGVLGLAAVVLVHEVAEVVVILNGLRAGRRRAGDARRRTPVRMPSPNVDMEGATAT from the coding sequence ATGTGCTGCCGAGCCCGCGCCCGAGGTGACACCTTGACGGCTGGCGCGGCGTGCTGCGAGCACGACGACGATGACGGTGCGGCCGAGACCACCCAACCCTGGTGGCGGGCCAGGATGATCCGCATCCCGCTGCTGTCCGGGCTACTTCTCGCGGTCGGCTTCGTGTGCGAGTGGAACGGCGCGGACGTGATGGCGCTCCTCCTGTTCTGGGCGGCGTTGCTGGCCGGCGCGTCCAGGTTCGTGCCGGGGGCCGTGCGCCGCCTGGTGAACGGCAAGCTGGGAATCGGCCTGCTGATGACCATCAGTGCCACCGGCGCGGTGATCCTCGGCTACGTCGAGGAAGCAGCCGCCCTGGCATTTCTCTACTCCATCGCCGAAGCACTCGAAGACCGGGCGATGGACAAGGCGAAAGCCGGCCTGCGTGCCCTTCTCGCGATGGTGCCGGACACCGCGACCGTGATCGCGGACGGCGAGCGCCGCGAGATCCGCGCCGGCGAACTGAGGGCCGGTCAGACCATCCTGGTGCGCCCTGGCGAACGCGTGCCCACCGACGGCGTGGTCCGCGAGGGCACCAGCGGCGTCGACACGTCCGCGGTGACTGGCGAACCCATCCCGGCCGACGTCACGGTAGGTGATCCGATATCTGCCGGTTCGATCAATCTCTCCGGTTCGCTTCTCATCGAGGCGAGCGCCGACGGTGACGACAACTCACTGACGGCGATCGTCGCGCTGGTCGAACAGGCCCAGCGGGAGAAGGGGGAGCGGGCCCGGCTCGCCGATCGGATCGCCCGCCCGCTGGTGCCCGGCGTGGTGTTGCTGGCGGTGGCCGTGGCGCTGATCGGCTCACTCTTCGGTTCAGCCGAAGAGTGGATCACCCGGGCGCTCGTCGTGCTGGTGGCAGCGTCGCCGTGTGCGCTCGCGATCGCGGTGCCGGTCACAGTGGTGTCCGCCATCGGGAGGGCGAGCACCTTCGGCGTGGTCATCAAGAGCGGTGCCGCCTTCGAGCGGCTGGGATCGATCCGGCACGTCGCGTTCGACAAAACCGGCACATTGACGCGCAACCAGCCGAGTGTGATCGAAGTCGTCGCCGCGGCCGGGAGAGAAGAGGGCGAGATACTGCGCCGCGCCGCGTCGCTCGAGGCACACAGCACACACCCACTTGCCAGCGCCGTGGTGTCCGCCGCCGACCGCACAGCACACGCCACCGGGGTGAGCGAACGTCCTGGTGTTGGGCTGACCGGAACGGTCGACGGGAGTGACGTGAGTGTGGGCAGTACTCGTTGGCTCGCCACCGGCGTGCTGCACGCCGACGCCGAGCGCCTGGAACGCGACGGGATGACCGTGGTGGTGGTCCACATCGACGGCGTTCCGGCCGGGCTGATCGGTATCCGCGACGAACTTCGCCCGGAAGCGCCCGAGGCGGTTGCCGCCCTGCATGCCAAGGGACTTGGGACAACTCTGCTCACCGGCGACAATGACGGCACGGCCGCGGTGCTGGCCAAAGCCGCTGGAATCAGCGACGTGCGGGCCCGGCTGCGCCCGGAGGACAAGGCGCGGATGGTGAGCGAACTGTCGGCCGGGCGGCCGACCGCGATGATCGGCGACGGCATCAACGACGCGCCGGCGCTCGCCGCCGCCGACATCGGCATCGCCATGGGAACGACCGGCTCCGATGCGGCCATCGAATCCGCCGACGTCGCCTTCACCGGCCACGATCTGCGGCTCATCCCGGACGCTCTCGCGCACGCGCGCCGCGGGCGGCGCATCATGAACCAGAACGTGGTGCTGTCTCTGCTCATCATCGCGTCCCTACTGCCTCTCTCGCTCACCGGCGTGCTCGGTCTCGCCGCCGTCGTCCTCGTTCACGAGGTCGCCGAGGTAGTCGTCATCCTCAACGGGCTGCGGGCGGGCCGGCGGCGGGCGGGCGATGCTCGCCGCCGGACGCCGGTTCGCATGCCCTCGCCGAATGTGGATATGGAGGGAGCCACAGCGACATGA
- the arfB gene encoding alternative ribosome rescue aminoacyl-tRNA hydrolase ArfB has protein sequence MPGPLRVRGSVVIPEAELRWRFSRSSGPGGQSVNTTDSRVELSYDLAASTALEPALKGRALRRLADRLVDGVITVSASEHRSQLRNREAAEARLTQILDEALAPPPRARRPTRPSRGSVERRLAAKRRRGETKRRRKTTDD, from the coding sequence ATGCCTGGTCCGCTGCGTGTCCGTGGATCGGTGGTCATCCCGGAAGCCGAGCTGCGTTGGCGCTTCTCCCGTTCCTCAGGGCCTGGTGGTCAGTCGGTCAACACCACGGACAGCAGGGTCGAACTCAGCTATGACCTGGCAGCGTCCACCGCACTCGAGCCAGCCTTGAAGGGTCGAGCGCTGCGGCGGCTTGCGGATCGACTCGTCGACGGAGTGATCACCGTCAGTGCTTCGGAGCATCGCTCGCAGCTACGCAACAGGGAAGCGGCCGAGGCACGTCTCACCCAGATACTGGATGAGGCCCTCGCGCCGCCGCCGCGTGCGCGTCGGCCTACTAGACCCAGCCGAGGCTCGGTTGAGCGACGCCTGGCGGCCAAGCGCCGGCGCGGCGAAACGAAACGTCGGCGCAAAACGACCGACGACTAG
- the cmtR gene encoding Cd(II)/Pb(II)-sensing metalloregulatory transcriptional regulator CmtR, translating to MLISETREQALARVGRALADPTRCRLLLAVVDGVSYPAHLADHLKLSRANVSNHLACLRDCGLVTASYEGRRVRYEVADAHLAKALTELAQVVLAVTPTDQCLNESQPSCACAACAAEPAPEVTP from the coding sequence ATGCTGATCTCTGAGACACGTGAGCAGGCCCTGGCTCGGGTCGGCCGGGCCCTGGCCGACCCCACCCGGTGCCGCCTGTTGCTGGCGGTTGTGGACGGGGTGAGCTACCCTGCGCATCTCGCCGACCACCTGAAACTGTCGCGGGCCAACGTCTCCAACCATCTGGCCTGCTTGCGAGACTGCGGCCTCGTCACCGCGTCGTACGAGGGGCGGCGGGTTCGGTACGAGGTCGCGGATGCGCACCTGGCCAAGGCACTCACCGAGCTTGCTCAAGTTGTCCTGGCGGTCACGCCCACTGACCAGTGTCTCAACGAGTCGCAGCCGTCGTGCGCGTGCGCCGCATGTGCTGCCGAGCCCGCGCCCGAGGTGACACCTTGA